Sequence from the Clostridium cylindrosporum DSM 605 genome:
GATGTACTAGAACCAACAGATGTAGGTGTAGATTTAATTGCAGGTTCACTAATAAAAAATATTGGTGGAGGGATTGCACCAACAGGAGGATATATTGTAGGAAAAAGAGAATATGTAACTCAAGCATCATATAGATTGACTTCTCCTGGAATAGGAAAGGAAGCAGGGGCAACGCTAGGGGTTATAAGACACATGATCCAAGGACTTTTCCATGCTCCTCATGTTACAGCAGAAGCATTAAAAACAGCTATATTTTGTAGTAGAATGATGGAGTTATCAGGATATGATGTTTGTCCAGGTTCATTTGATAAAAGAAGTGATATTATACTTGCTATTAAGTTTGGAAATGAAAAGGACCTTGTTAACTTTTGTAAAGGTATTCAAAAGGGTTCACCTGTTGATTCCTTTGTAGAGTGTGAACCTTGGGAAATGCCAGGTTATACAAGTAAAGTTATTATGGCAGCAGGGGCATTTAATCAAGGGTCATCAATTGAACTAAGTGCAGATGGTCCGATTCGTGAGCCATATATAGCTTATATGCAAGGTGGACTTACATTTGACCATGGAAAAACAGGTGTTATGATAGGACTTTCAAATGTTCTAAATAACAAGTAATTCTTAAATTAAAGGTAACTTAAAATAGTTTAAAATAATCTGCTTTAATATCATACTTAACTATTTAAGGACGGAAGGGTGTGGAAAATGCTTAGCATATTTAAAGAGTTGTTTACTAGGGAAGAATTACTTAAAGGGAATTTTGGAATAGAAAGAGAAGCTCTAAGGGTAAGTGAAAATGGAGATCTATCAACAAAGAACCATCCTAAGATTTTTGGGAAAAAATTAGAGAACCCTTATGTTACAGTAGATTTTGCAGAAAGTCAGGTAGAGATGATAACCCCAATATATCAATATATTGGAGATGTATATAATTGCCTAGACAAACTTTATGATTATGTAGCTGTAAATATTGAAGATGAATATCTTTGGCCACAATCTATGCCTTGTAGAATTAATGATTATAGGAATATTAAGGTTGCAGACTTTGAAGACACTAATGGTGGACAAGATGCAAAAAAATATAGACAGCAACTTGTAGTTAAGTATGGTGCGAAAAAGCAGTTGATATCAGGTATTCACTATAATTTTTCATTTAGTGAGGAAGTAGTAAGAAAATTATATGATTATTTTGGTGAAGAAAGCTATAGGGAGTTTAAAGATAAGTTTTATCTAAGAATAGCAAGAAATTACCTAAGATATAGATGGCTTATAGTATATTTGTTAGGATCAACACCAATAGTACATGAAACCTTTGATGAAAAATGTGTAAAGAAGCTAGAAAAATGGGGAAATGAAGAATTTTCGAATTTAAATTCAATTTCATATAGAAATAGTGAGTATGGGTACGAAAACCTAGTAGACATATATCCAAACTATAATAGTGTAGATGAATATGTTGAAAGTATAGAGGAATTCATAAATAAGGGACTTCTTTATAATCATAAGGAACTTTATTCTCAGGTAAGATTAAAGGCTAAGGATAATACTAGGTTTTTGGAATCTTTAAAATATGATGGTATTAATTATCTTGAAATTAGAAGCATTGATATTAATCCATATAAAAAAGCAGGAATATGCCTTAATGATTTAAAATTTCTTCATATTTTTGTTATATTTCTTTGTATTAAAGAGGAATCAGATTATAAAATGTGGCAACAAGATGCTGCATTTAATCAAAGGGAAATAGCTAAGTATGGTCTTGCTGATATTAGCTTAAAAAAAGATGGGAAGAATATTGATAGGTTATCATATTCAAGGGAAATACTACGAGAAATTGAGAACATTAATAAATTCTTTGGACTTTATGAAGAGGAAGTAATAAAAGATAAGATAAATAAAACAGAAAATACTGAACTAACATATGCGTATAAAATTAAACATCATGTTGAAAAGTATGGATATGTAGAACATAACATAAATCTTGCAAAACAGCATGTAAAGAAAGTTACATATAAAGAAGATTTTATGAATTTAAAGGAAAAGTACATTTATAAGATAGATGAAAAGCTTATAGGTAGTATATAAATTAAAGAATTTGATATATAATCTAAGCTAGAGTATACGCTCTAGCTTTTTAGATATTAAACTTAAGTATCTAAAAGTAAAAAGCACATAAACTAAGTTAAAAATTGATATAAACTCGGAAGGTGTAAAATGCTAAATATATATAAGAATTTATTTAATAAAAATGAACTTCTAAATGGAAACTTTGGTCTAGAACGTGAAGCACTTAGGGTAGATTCAAATGGATATATTTCCTTTAAAGAGCATCCAAGTGTTCTAGGAGATAAAATAGATAATCCATATATTACAACTGATTTTTCAGAAAGTCAGGTTGAAATGATAACTCCTGCACTATCAACATTAGCTGAAGCAAGGGATTTTTTAGAGGTTCTTTATGATATTGTTTCAAATGAAATAGAAGATGAATATCTATGGCCGCAATCTATGCCATGTGATATTCCTCTAGATGGTAATATTCCTGTAGCTAATTTTGGAGACGGTGAAGAGGGGAAAAATGCAACAGAATATAGGCAAAATCTTCTTGAAAAATATGGAGGTAAAAAACAGCTTATATCAGGAATTCACTATAACTTTTCCTTTAAAGAAAATATTATTGAAAAACTTTATAGTAATTTAGGAGAGGGTAAGTCCTATAAACAGTTTAAGAATGAATTCTATCTTAAAATTGCAAGAAATTATCTAAGATATAGATGGCTTCTTATTTATCTATTAGGTGGTACACCTGTACTACATGAGAGTTATTCTGATAAGTGCCTTAAAATTTTACAAAGGATATCACATGAAAGCTATACAAGTAAAGGTGTAATATCTATAAGAAATAGTGAATGTGGTTATGAAAATAAAATAGACTTATTTCCAAGCTATTCAAGTGTAGAATCTCATGTAAAAAGCATCATTAACTTTATTGACAAGGGAGTCATTGAGAATAGCAAAGAATTATATAGTCAAGTAAGGTTAAAGTCTAAGGATAATAAAAATCTTATTGAATCTTTATTAAGGGATGGTGTACAGTATCTAGAAATAAGAAGTATAGATATAAATCCATTTGAAAAATCAGGAATTTCAATTGAAGACTTGAGGTTTATTCACTTATTTGTTATCTATTTATCTATAAAAGAAGAAAATAACTATGATTTATGGCAGGAAGAAGGGCTATTTAACCAAAGAGCTATAGCAAAGTATGGACAGGATAAAATAGAACTAAAAAGAGATGGGAATTTAGTAGATAAAAATGAATATGCTTTAGAAATACTCTCTGAGATTGAAAGAATTAATAAGGAATTATCTCTTGGAGAAAATGATAATATAGAAAGAATAAGAAACAAAGTACTTAGTTCATCACTTACATATGCAAATAAAATAACTGAAAAAACTAAAGAAGAAGGCTATATAAAGGCTAATATGAGTTTAGCTAAAGCTTATAAAGATAGTGCATATCAAAATAGATTTAAAATGGTAGGATTTGAAGATATGGAGCTTTCAACTCAAATTCTTATGAAAGAATCTATTAAAAGAGGAATTACAGTTGATATTTTAGATAGGAAGGAAAACTTTATTTCTCTTTCAAAGGGAAATAAGAAAGAATATATAAAGCAGGCAACAGAAACATCAATGGACAGTTATTCTACAGTTCTAATGATGGAGAATAAGGTAGTAACTAAGAAGGTGTTAAAAGAGCATGGAATTAGAGTGCCACTTGGAGAAGAATTTGATAGTTTGGATGATGCGATTTCTTCTGTTAAAAGGTTTATTAATACTCCAGTAGTTATAAAACCTAAGAGTACTAACTTTGGAATTGGTATAAGTATATTCCCAGATGGAACAAGAGCAAGTGACCTTATAAAGGCATTTGAAATTGCATTTGAAAATGATGTAACTGTTCTTATAGAAGAATTTATTAAGGGGAAAGAATTTAGGTTTCTTGTTATAGGAGACGAAGTTGCAGGAGTATTAAATAGAGTACCTGCAAATGTAATTGGAAACGGTACAATGAATATTGAAGAGCTTGTAGAAGAAAAGAATAAAAGTTACTTAAGAGGAAAAGGATATAAGACACCTCTTGAAAAGATTAAACTTGATAAGCATGTAGATTTATTCTTAAGCCAAAGAGGTCTAGATACAAAATATATACCAAAGGTAGATGAAATTGTATATTTAAGAGAAAATTCTAATATAAGCACAGGTGGAGACAGTATTGATTATACTGATACTATGCCTCAAAGATTTAAGGATATAGCTGTAGCCTCTGCAAGAGCAGTAGATGCAAAAATATGTGGAGTAGACCTTATGATAGAGGACTATACAGATAAAAATTCCCCATATGCAATAATAGAACTAAACTTCAATCCTGCAATACACATTCATTCATTCCCTTATAAAGGAGTAGAAAGAAAAATTGCAGAAAAAGTACTAAGACTGCTTGGGTTTGTAAAATAAAGATTAAAGAAGGAGTCGTTTTAAAATGATTTTAGAGAATCGTTTTGAAACAGCTCCTTTTCTAATTTTTAAGAATCAAATCTATCTACTTTAAATAAGTCTAAATCAGTATTATAGCTACCTTTATATAAGTTAGGTAACATTAATCCTCCTAA
This genomic interval carries:
- the gshAB gene encoding bifunctional glutamate--cysteine ligase GshA/glutathione synthetase GshB; its protein translation is MLNIYKNLFNKNELLNGNFGLEREALRVDSNGYISFKEHPSVLGDKIDNPYITTDFSESQVEMITPALSTLAEARDFLEVLYDIVSNEIEDEYLWPQSMPCDIPLDGNIPVANFGDGEEGKNATEYRQNLLEKYGGKKQLISGIHYNFSFKENIIEKLYSNLGEGKSYKQFKNEFYLKIARNYLRYRWLLIYLLGGTPVLHESYSDKCLKILQRISHESYTSKGVISIRNSECGYENKIDLFPSYSSVESHVKSIINFIDKGVIENSKELYSQVRLKSKDNKNLIESLLRDGVQYLEIRSIDINPFEKSGISIEDLRFIHLFVIYLSIKEENNYDLWQEEGLFNQRAIAKYGQDKIELKRDGNLVDKNEYALEILSEIERINKELSLGENDNIERIRNKVLSSSLTYANKITEKTKEEGYIKANMSLAKAYKDSAYQNRFKMVGFEDMELSTQILMKESIKRGITVDILDRKENFISLSKGNKKEYIKQATETSMDSYSTVLMMENKVVTKKVLKEHGIRVPLGEEFDSLDDAISSVKRFINTPVVIKPKSTNFGIGISIFPDGTRASDLIKAFEIAFENDVTVLIEEFIKGKEFRFLVIGDEVAGVLNRVPANVIGNGTMNIEELVEEKNKSYLRGKGYKTPLEKIKLDKHVDLFLSQRGLDTKYIPKVDEIVYLRENSNISTGGDSIDYTDTMPQRFKDIAVASARAVDAKICGVDLMIEDYTDKNSPYAIIELNFNPAIHIHSFPYKGVERKIAEKVLRLLGFVK